A single Thermoanaerobacterium sp. RBIITD DNA region contains:
- a CDS encoding carbohydrate ABC transporter permease — protein MRSKINHHKNGYMLKILTYIFLIIFGIFMIYPLLWIVAASFKPNEDIFKSLSLIPSHLVADSYINGWKGTGQYGFGKFILNTFIMVIPTVIFTVISSTVVAYGFARFNFPLKKILFALMISTLMLPGSVIIIPRYILFNGFGWLNSYKPFIIPALFASTPFFVFMMVQFLRGLPKELEESAIIDGCNSFQTLINIIAPLCKPAIISMAIFQFIWTWNDFLNTLIYINGVEKYTVSLGLRMSIDGTSVINWNQIMAMTVISMLPCIIIFFSAQKYFVEGIATTGLKS, from the coding sequence ATGAGATCTAAAATTAATCACCATAAAAATGGATATATGTTAAAGATATTAACTTATATATTTTTAATTATTTTTGGCATATTTATGATTTATCCTCTTTTGTGGATAGTTGCAGCTTCATTCAAACCAAATGAAGATATATTTAAGTCTTTGAGCCTTATACCTTCACATCTGGTGGCAGACTCCTACATTAATGGCTGGAAAGGAACGGGTCAGTATGGTTTTGGTAAATTTATATTGAATACCTTTATAATGGTCATACCTACCGTTATATTTACTGTAATATCATCAACAGTTGTGGCCTACGGCTTTGCAAGATTTAATTTCCCATTAAAAAAGATTTTATTCGCACTGATGATTTCGACCCTCATGCTGCCAGGATCAGTCATAATTATTCCAAGATATATACTGTTTAATGGGTTTGGATGGCTAAACAGTTACAAGCCCTTTATCATTCCAGCTCTATTTGCGTCAACGCCATTTTTCGTATTTATGATGGTGCAATTTTTAAGAGGTCTTCCCAAAGAGCTAGAAGAATCTGCTATAATAGACGGATGTAACTCATTTCAAACTCTTATAAATATAATAGCTCCACTATGCAAACCGGCGATAATATCCATGGCAATATTTCAGTTTATATGGACCTGGAATGACTTCCTAAATACATTAATTTATATTAACGGTGTGGAAAAATATACGGTATCACTTGGCCTTAGGATGTCTATTGATGGTACATCTGTAATCAATTGGAATCAAATAATGGCAATGACTGTAATTTCAATGCTCCCATGTATTATTATATTCTTCTCAGCACAGAAATACTTTGTGGAAGGTATCGCAACTACTGGGCTAAAAAGTTAA
- a CDS encoding phenylacetate--CoA ligase family protein — MIYNTFILNKNYDLSHEDILKIREKKFRKLLRHAYTHSKFYHNYYNDNGIKKSDLAYIPIENLPPIDKSIFIENFDDIVTDKNLSKHNIEEFIKNDDVSNKKFLGKYTIIHSSGSTGTPTIFVYDKKAWEYVLAAAFRACKGEIRIRDVISEIGVKKFLIEGFRNLNVLYIAATEGRFAGVMAASSGISGFGFNPMLLNINIPLDEWYDKVVSFMPRVIIGYPSAIKILCDMIRENGLSFDIFRVVSCGEPLTKELRDYFESVFNTDIFDLYGSSESLIIGLGRKKYDGFYIFDDINYVEANGNCIYLTSLYNFTQPLIRYKLTDIALAKERNANEYLPFTKINGISGRNEDMMWFINDKGKKDFLHPLIIDDINIDGIIKYQFIQHSYKDFEVDIEISNGADFDTVSNKFSDNIRKILNKKSLTGIRYTIKRVDRIPIDSHSGKCKLVVRDF, encoded by the coding sequence ATGATATATAATACATTCATCCTTAATAAAAATTATGACCTTTCACATGAAGATATTCTAAAAATAAGGGAAAAGAAATTCAGAAAGCTTCTAAGACATGCCTATACACATTCGAAATTTTACCATAATTACTATAATGATAACGGCATTAAGAAAAGTGACCTTGCGTATATTCCTATAGAAAATTTGCCACCAATAGATAAAAGCATTTTCATAGAAAACTTTGATGATATTGTTACTGATAAGAATCTTAGTAAGCATAATATAGAAGAGTTCATAAAAAACGACGATGTAAGCAATAAGAAATTTCTCGGAAAATATACTATCATTCACTCCTCTGGAAGCACTGGCACACCTACTATTTTTGTTTACGACAAAAAAGCTTGGGAATATGTATTAGCTGCTGCATTTAGGGCTTGTAAAGGAGAAATTCGCATACGTGATGTAATATCTGAAATAGGCGTAAAAAAGTTTTTGATAGAAGGTTTTAGAAATCTCAATGTTTTGTATATCGCAGCAACAGAAGGCAGATTTGCAGGTGTGATGGCTGCTAGTAGTGGAATAAGTGGTTTTGGTTTTAATCCTATGCTTTTAAATATAAATATTCCCCTCGACGAGTGGTATGACAAAGTCGTAAGTTTTATGCCAAGGGTTATTATTGGTTACCCTTCTGCAATAAAAATTCTCTGCGATATGATAAGGGAAAACGGACTTTCCTTTGATATATTCCGTGTTGTATCATGTGGAGAACCCCTCACAAAAGAACTCAGAGATTATTTTGAGTCCGTCTTTAATACCGATATTTTTGATCTTTATGGTTCATCGGAATCTTTGATAATAGGTCTCGGAAGGAAGAAATATGATGGATTTTATATATTCGATGATATAAATTATGTAGAAGCAAATGGTAATTGCATATATTTAACATCTCTATATAATTTCACTCAACCTTTGATAAGATATAAGCTTACTGACATTGCATTGGCTAAAGAAAGGAATGCAAATGAATATCTGCCATTTACAAAAATCAATGGGATTTCCGGGAGAAATGAAGACATGATGTGGTTTATAAATGACAAAGGTAAGAAGGATTTTTTGCATCCCTTAATCATTGATGATATAAATATCGATGGAATCATAAAATATCAATTCATACAGCATTCGTATAAGGATTTTGAGGTTGACATTGAAATTAGCAATGGAGCGGATTTTGATACTGTATCAAATAAATTCAGTGATAACATCAGGAAAATCCTGAATAAAAAGAGCTTAACGGGCATTAGATATACAATAAAAAGAGTCGACAGAATTCCTATCGACTCTCATAGTGGAAAATGCAAACTTGTCGTAAGGGACTTTTAG